In the Campylobacter sp. RM6914 genome, one interval contains:
- a CDS encoding MBL fold metallo-hydrolase, protein MKVLSKSFGEYATNCYIIEQDGMQLVVDPGKGSFEWIGQNVTNLKAILCTHGHFDHIFDVLKVKNKFKAPIYIHEEDAFWAQNDIFGYGYEIFTPDVFFKDQECVTIGSFNIKFHHFAGHTPGCSMIEINGCMFSGDFLFRDSIGRWDFPYSNKEDMLKSLEKCSKISGDYKLYPGHGEPSSLSAEQGRLDMWIRIVTSS, encoded by the coding sequence ATGAAAGTGTTATCAAAAAGTTTTGGAGAATACGCTACAAACTGTTACATAATAGAGCAAGACGGTATGCAACTTGTCGTAGATCCAGGTAAAGGTTCGTTTGAGTGGATTGGTCAAAATGTTACAAATTTAAAGGCTATACTTTGCACACATGGGCATTTTGACCATATTTTTGATGTTTTAAAGGTCAAAAATAAGTTTAAGGCGCCTATTTATATCCATGAAGAGGACGCATTTTGGGCGCAAAATGATATTTTTGGATATGGATATGAGATATTTACTCCAGATGTATTTTTTAAAGACCAAGAGTGCGTTACTATCGGCTCGTTTAATATAAAATTCCATCACTTTGCAGGACATACACCAGGATGTTCAATGATAGAGATAAACGGCTGTATGTTTAGTGGTGATTTCTTGTTTAGAGATAGTATTGGCAGGTGGGATTTTCCGTATTCAAACAAAGAAGATATGCTAAAAAGCCTTGAAAAATGCTCAAAAATAAGTGGTGACTACAAGCTCTATCCAGGACACGGTGAGCCAAGCAGTCTAAGTGCGGAGCAAGGCAGGCTTGATATGTGGATAAGGATAGTGACTTCTAGTTAG
- a CDS encoding helix-turn-helix domain-containing protein, with protein MIRKYFDDNCISIRQWAKKHNLEQRTTYAVINGETVGKYNTAKGSSKKVFEALLSEGIIENMPDVFKSDDNEKAS; from the coding sequence GTGATAAGAAAATACTTTGACGATAATTGTATAAGCATTAGACAATGGGCTAAAAAGCACAATTTAGAACAAAGAACTACATATGCTGTAATCAATGGCGAAACAGTCGGAAAATACAACACAGCAAAAGGAAGCTCAAAGAAGGTATTTGAAGCACTTTTGAGTGAAGGGATAATAGAAAATATGCCTGACGTATTTAAGAGCGATGACAATGAAAAGGCTAGCTGA
- a CDS encoding NAD+ synthase, with protein sequence MRDFKELELKLVAFLRDYCKNIGVENLLIGMSGGLDSAIVGALCAKAMPQNTHALIMPTKNSDPKNIKDATEFCQKRNIKFKILSIESILGAYQESIDTNLNNIRKGNLSARIRMSLLYDYSADIRAIVVGTSNKSELMLGYGTIFGDMACAINPIGELYKTEIFEFARYLEIDENIINKAPSADLWEGQSDEEDIGYSYEVVDEILIATKNGEIYNKQIEEKFGKKTVQEILKRVKSNEFKRRMPLIAKI encoded by the coding sequence ATGAGAGATTTTAAAGAGTTAGAGCTAAAACTGGTTGCTTTTCTAAGAGACTACTGTAAAAATATCGGTGTCGAAAATTTACTTATTGGTATGAGCGGAGGGCTTGATTCTGCTATAGTGGGCGCACTTTGCGCAAAGGCAATGCCTCAAAATACACACGCCCTAATCATGCCGACTAAAAATTCCGACCCAAAAAATATAAAAGATGCAACTGAATTTTGTCAAAAGAGAAACATTAAATTTAAAATCTTAAGCATAGAAAGCATTTTAGGCGCATACCAAGAGAGTATAGACACAAATTTAAACAATATTCGAAAAGGAAATTTAAGTGCAAGAATAAGAATGAGCCTTTTGTATGACTACTCGGCAGACATAAGAGCTATCGTTGTGGGAACTAGTAACAAAAGCGAACTCATGCTTGGATACGGAACTATATTTGGCGATATGGCATGTGCAATAAATCCTATCGGAGAGCTTTATAAAACTGAAATTTTTGAGTTTGCTAGGTATCTTGAGATAGACGAAAATATCATAAACAAAGCGCCATCAGCCGATCTTTGGGAAGGCCAAAGCGACGAAGAAGATATCGGATATAGCTATGAAGTGGTTGATGAAATTTTAATAGCGACAAAAAACGGTGAAATTTATAATAAACAAATCGAAGAAAAATTTGGCAAAAAAACAGTTCAAGAGATACTAAAAAGAGTAAAATCAAACGAATTTAAGAGGCGAATGCCTCTGATAGCAAAAATTTAG
- a CDS encoding PaaI family thioesterase: MAENSIYEEVGDSQIVLPEDENPFRNEIKTSPNIKLSLTGVTTFLEKNHAKTKFFTTNEMVADGSDLIHSGFIFSAANYAALVAINEEFCVTINARINFYGPIKLGEIVEFDARAYFDESRKREVRVIGKLHDMKVFEGTFQLVALEEHIFLAQQKNIQREGAIRRAKERQDKAN, encoded by the coding sequence ATGGCTGAAAACAGCATTTATGAAGAGGTTGGGGACTCTCAAATCGTCCTTCCTGAAGACGAAAATCCATTTCGCAATGAGATAAAAACATCACCAAATATCAAGTTAAGCCTAACCGGCGTAACGACATTTTTAGAAAAAAATCACGCAAAAACAAAATTTTTTACCACAAACGAAATGGTAGCCGACGGCTCTGATCTCATCCATAGCGGATTTATATTTTCCGCGGCAAACTACGCTGCTCTTGTTGCCATCAATGAAGAATTTTGCGTCACCATAAATGCTCGTATAAATTTTTACGGCCCGATCAAACTTGGAGAGATCGTAGAATTTGATGCAAGAGCTTACTTTGACGAGTCGCGCAAACGCGAAGTAAGAGTCATAGGTAAACTCCACGACATGAAGGTATTTGAGGGGACATTTCAACTCGTTGCACTCGAAGAGCATATTTTTTTAGCACAACAAAAAAATATCCAACGCGAAGGCGCTATTAGACGTGCTAAAGAACGACAGGATAAGGCTAACTAG
- a CDS encoding transglutaminase domain-containing protein, which translates to MQRRDFFKIGGVLGAASVLPSVAFAAANESKSSAVRTFDVRLSHLLKEKGKNARFWLPLVTSTDFQQLVSDYKITTNAKEYYISDLAIPTLFADFKEGQVDPAIDVEFKVRTTERNTDFSKVNFNENEKLSKEIEFYLKATAQIPTTGIVKEFADKIIGKTKGDLEKARLIYNWVANTMERDNSVPGCGRGDVKAILESGKLVGKCTDINSVFVGLCRAVGIPARELFGIRVGASRFSGQMGAAPKEDGLSHISGGQHCRAEFYLKGYGWVPVDPADVTKVRLGEKLSNSDTKLAQIRDYLFGNWEMCWIGFNYGRDFDLKPLAEQRPINNFGYPYAEVDGNTLDYYNPKEFSYDYVSKEI; encoded by the coding sequence ATGCAAAGACGTGATTTTTTTAAAATAGGTGGAGTTTTGGGTGCGGCAAGCGTGCTGCCAAGCGTAGCATTTGCGGCTGCTAACGAGAGCAAAAGTAGTGCGGTTAGGACGTTTGACGTTAGATTAAGTCATTTACTAAAAGAAAAGGGTAAAAACGCTCGTTTTTGGTTACCTCTTGTTACTTCAACCGATTTTCAACAATTAGTAAGCGACTATAAGATAACAACAAATGCAAAAGAGTATTACATTTCAGATCTTGCCATCCCAACGCTATTTGCCGACTTTAAAGAGGGTCAAGTAGATCCAGCAATAGATGTTGAATTTAAAGTGAGAACCACTGAGAGAAATACCGACTTTTCAAAGGTTAATTTTAACGAAAATGAAAAATTAAGCAAAGAAATCGAGTTTTATCTAAAAGCAACCGCTCAAATTCCTACAACAGGCATAGTTAAAGAATTTGCTGACAAGATCATCGGTAAAACAAAAGGTGACTTAGAAAAAGCTCGTTTGATATATAACTGGGTCGCAAACACTATGGAGCGTGACAATAGCGTGCCTGGATGTGGCAGAGGAGATGTAAAAGCTATCCTTGAAAGCGGTAAACTAGTCGGTAAATGCACCGATATAAACAGTGTGTTTGTCGGACTTTGTAGGGCGGTTGGAATTCCTGCTCGTGAGTTATTTGGTATCCGCGTTGGTGCTTCGAGATTTTCAGGCCAAATGGGCGCAGCTCCAAAAGAGGACGGCTTAAGTCATATATCTGGCGGACAGCACTGTAGGGCGGAATTTTATCTAAAAGGATATGGCTGGGTGCCTGTTGATCCTGCTGATGTTACAAAGGTAAGACTGGGCGAAAAACTAAGCAACAGCGACACAAAATTGGCTCAAATTCGTGATTATCTATTTGGTAACTGGGAAATGTGCTGGATAGGCTTTAACTACGGTAGAGACTTTGACCTAAAGCCACTTGCCGAGCAAAGACCTATAAATAACTTTGGCTATCCATATGCTGAGGTTGATGGCAACACGTTAGATTATTACAACCCAAAAGAATTTAGCTACGATTACGTATCGAAAGAAATTTAA
- a CDS encoding tetraacyldisaccharide 4'-kinase, which yields MSKSTFKQNLYIWAESYFYRPNFTQKLLSFILLPLSLIYAFVIYIKKYTSKEKDLGIKILSIGNLSLGGSGKTPLGIAIANEFDGAFIILRGYGRSSKGLVKVCVNGQILTDVKTSGDEAMEYAISVKNTNVIVSENRDEAIYEAKKMGARYIILDDGFGKFHIKKFNILIQPNPLPALNFTIPSGAYRYPVGFYRFGDFIAKEGVSHFRKTQIFNQTDKMLLVTAIANPTRLEPFFNQTVAQIFYPDHHDFNKQELAKLLSSYKATSLLMTQKDFVKVKDFNLPISLIKLHTTLSNELKNAIKQAI from the coding sequence GTGTCTAAAAGCACATTTAAACAAAATTTATACATTTGGGCGGAGAGTTATTTTTACCGCCCTAATTTCACTCAAAAGCTTCTTTCTTTTATACTTTTACCACTGTCTTTAATATATGCTTTTGTTATTTATATCAAAAAATACACAAGTAAAGAGAAGGATCTTGGTATTAAAATTTTAAGCATAGGCAACCTTAGCTTGGGAGGAAGCGGCAAAACTCCGCTTGGTATCGCGATAGCAAACGAATTTGACGGTGCTTTTATCATACTAAGAGGATACGGCAGAAGTAGTAAAGGTCTTGTAAAGGTATGCGTAAACGGTCAAATTTTAACAGACGTAAAAACAAGTGGCGATGAGGCGATGGAGTATGCCATAAGTGTAAAAAATACAAACGTCATCGTTAGTGAAAACCGAGATGAAGCTATATATGAAGCAAAAAAAATGGGTGCAAGGTATATTATTTTAGATGATGGTTTTGGCAAATTTCACATTAAAAAATTTAATATCCTAATCCAGCCAAACCCTCTTCCAGCGCTAAATTTTACCATACCTAGCGGGGCTTATAGATATCCTGTTGGCTTTTATAGATTTGGGGATTTCATAGCTAAAGAGGGTGTTTCGCACTTTAGAAAAACTCAAATTTTTAACCAAACAGATAAGATGCTTTTAGTCACAGCAATAGCCAATCCAACGCGCCTAGAGCCATTTTTCAACCAAACAGTAGCGCAAATTTTTTATCCAGATCATCACGACTTTAATAAACAAGAGCTTGCAAAGCTTCTTAGCTCTTACAAAGCTACATCCTTACTTATGACACAAAAGGATTTTGTAAAAGTAAAAGACTTCAATCTCCCTATCTCGCTTATAAAACTACACACAACGCTTAGTAATGAGCTAAAAAACGCCATAAAACAAGCAATTTAA
- a CDS encoding aryl sulfotransferase encodes MKQVWFIITSAISAFMATLCCLPALLFLLFGTSFSFLSWTSAFYEYRTFFSILSVIFFVASAFFVFYKPKSCALNYAKKKWIFTYVLLGILIVFMLVYPELLGDFYE; translated from the coding sequence TTGAAGCAGGTTTGGTTTATCATAACCTCGGCTATTAGCGCATTTATGGCAACGCTTTGTTGCCTACCTGCGCTACTTTTTTTACTGTTTGGAACCTCTTTTTCATTTTTGTCTTGGACTAGCGCATTTTATGAGTATCGCACGTTTTTTAGCATACTTTCGGTGATATTTTTCGTTGCTTCGGCATTTTTTGTGTTTTATAAGCCAAAGTCTTGCGCGCTAAATTATGCTAAGAAAAAGTGGATATTTACATATGTTCTTTTGGGGATTTTGATTGTTTTTATGCTTGTTTATCCAGAGCTGTTGGGAGACTTTTATGAGTAA
- the cmoB gene encoding tRNA 5-methoxyuridine(34)/uridine 5-oxyacetic acid(34) synthase CmoB: MLNSYKNLELLSLINALGKFDCECEFNDIVSIKFNGLTAQEQEQIEAIAKELKPWRKGPFALGELFIDTEWQSFIKYNLLKPHINLKDKVVADVGCNNGYYMFRMLKEKPKKLVGFDPSVHTFMQFNFINHFVRSNIIYELLGVEHLAHYEHKFDTIFCLGVIYHRSDPVKMLKELKGSLNKGGEVFLDTMYIDMPGDFALTPKLTYSKIPNIYFVPTIGALENWCERAKFSDFEILATKPTDVNEQRKTEWIDGQSLENFLDPNDSLKTIEGYPAPNRVYIKIKI; encoded by the coding sequence ATATTAAATTCATATAAAAATTTAGAACTTCTTTCACTCATAAATGCACTAGGAAAGTTTGATTGCGAGTGTGAATTTAACGATATTGTTAGTATTAAATTTAACGGTTTAACCGCTCAAGAACAAGAACAGATAGAGGCGATCGCAAAAGAGCTTAAGCCATGGAGAAAAGGTCCGTTTGCGCTTGGAGAGCTTTTTATAGATACAGAGTGGCAAAGCTTTATAAAATACAACCTACTTAAACCACATATAAATTTAAAAGATAAAGTTGTAGCCGATGTGGGGTGCAATAACGGATATTACATGTTTCGCATGCTTAAAGAAAAACCAAAAAAATTAGTCGGCTTTGACCCTAGCGTGCATACGTTTATGCAGTTTAATTTCATAAACCATTTTGTGCGCTCAAATATCATATATGAGCTTTTAGGAGTTGAGCATTTAGCGCATTACGAGCATAAATTTGACACCATCTTTTGCCTTGGCGTGATATATCACAGAAGCGATCCGGTAAAAATGCTAAAAGAACTTAAAGGTTCACTTAATAAGGGCGGAGAAGTATTTTTAGATACGATGTATATAGATATGCCGGGTGATTTTGCATTAACACCAAAGCTTACGTATTCAAAGATACCAAACATATACTTTGTCCCTACTATCGGTGCGCTTGAAAATTGGTGTGAAAGGGCTAAATTTAGTGATTTTGAAATTTTAGCCACAAAACCTACCGACGTAAACGAACAAAGAAAAACCGAGTGGATAGACGGACAGAGTTTAGAAAATTTTCTTGATCCAAACGATAGCTTAAAAACTATCGAAGGTTATCCTGCTCCAAACCGAGTGTATATAAAAATAAAAATTTAA
- a CDS encoding heavy-metal-associated domain-containing protein, with product MSKILFALLICTVAFSDQNFKIQVEAMHCPLCTSMVRKALLGVEGTQSAKVSLRSKTADVITVDGVKEDDLLKAIEAIGYPGIVLK from the coding sequence ATGAGTAAAATTTTATTTGCACTACTAATTTGTACGGTTGCATTTTCGGATCAAAATTTTAAGATACAAGTAGAGGCTATGCATTGTCCACTTTGCACGTCAATGGTTAGAAAAGCACTGCTTGGAGTTGAGGGCACTCAAAGTGCCAAAGTTTCTTTACGTAGTAAAACGGCGGATGTTATTACGGTGGATGGAGTTAAGGAAGATGACTTGCTTAAAGCTATAGAGGCTATAGGCTATCCTGGTATTGTTTTAAAGTAG
- a CDS encoding M20/M25/M40 family metallo-hydrolase, which translates to MKEVQILDKFKEISQIPHCSFNTKELRDFLANYAKNHGYSVDVDEVGNIHAIKGEPKICLQSHYDMVCVGHAPKLELVEKDGFLSAKESSLGADNGMGVAIMMQMMKEFENLECLFTNDEEVGLIGANGFDGNFASKKLLNLDSEDDSEVIVGCAGGINIFACIDADTKTVSSGDVYEVIVSGYPGGHSGVEIQKDIPNAIKILARFIRQNGAKLVSIEGGERSNSIPVNAKAVVVSQNKLKSDDLHICVKKLDGTAKILKNSDQILAFINGFSQGVRSYDVELNLPKDSVNLSTVKNHNGKTWVEFYARSMSMDGILRLEFEIGEMASALGFDISINERSNPWEPSADEFAYAVLDELQKFKPDAKIKAIHAGLECGVLCEGRDDMQTCSIGPNIYSPHSTHERCELASVDIIASVVRNIISRY; encoded by the coding sequence ATGAAAGAAGTTCAAATTTTAGACAAATTTAAGGAAATTTCACAAATTCCCCATTGCAGTTTTAATACAAAAGAGTTGCGCGACTTTTTGGCTAATTATGCCAAAAATCACGGATATAGCGTGGACGTTGATGAGGTTGGAAATATCCACGCGATAAAAGGTGAGCCTAAAATTTGCTTGCAAAGTCACTATGATATGGTTTGTGTGGGCCATGCGCCAAAGCTCGAGCTTGTCGAAAAAGATGGTTTTTTAAGCGCTAAAGAGTCATCTTTGGGTGCCGATAATGGCATGGGTGTCGCTATCATGATGCAGATGATGAAGGAATTTGAAAATTTAGAATGTCTTTTTACAAACGACGAAGAGGTTGGGCTTATAGGAGCAAATGGATTTGACGGTAATTTTGCAAGCAAAAAGCTTTTAAATTTAGACAGCGAAGATGACAGCGAGGTTATAGTTGGTTGTGCAGGAGGTATAAATATCTTTGCATGCATTGACGCAGATACAAAGACCGTATCAAGCGGCGATGTTTATGAAGTTATCGTTAGTGGATATCCTGGTGGACACTCCGGTGTTGAGATACAAAAAGATATACCAAACGCTATTAAAATTTTAGCTCGCTTTATAAGACAAAACGGTGCGAAGCTAGTAAGTATAGAAGGTGGTGAAAGAAGCAACTCTATACCGGTTAACGCAAAGGCTGTCGTAGTAAGTCAGAACAAATTAAAAAGCGATGACTTGCATATTTGCGTTAAGAAGCTTGACGGTACTGCTAAAATTTTAAAAAATTCAGATCAAATTTTAGCTTTTATAAATGGTTTTTCGCAGGGCGTAAGAAGCTATGATGTGGAGTTAAATTTACCAAAAGATAGTGTAAATTTATCTACCGTAAAAAATCACAACGGTAAGACCTGGGTGGAATTTTACGCTCGCTCTATGAGTATGGATGGAATTTTAAGGCTCGAGTTTGAGATCGGCGAAATGGCTAGTGCGCTTGGTTTTGACATTAGTATCAATGAGCGCTCTAATCCCTGGGAGCCTAGTGCAGATGAATTTGCTTATGCTGTTTTGGATGAACTTCAAAAATTTAAACCGGATGCAAAGATAAAGGCTATACACGCAGGGCTTGAGTGTGGTGTGCTTTGTGAGGGCAGAGATGATATGCAGACTTGTTCCATAGGACCAAATATCTACTCTCCGCACTCTACTCACGAAAGATGTGAGCTTGCTTCGGTTGATATTATAGCAAGTGTCGTTAGAAATATAATTAGCAGATATTAA
- a CDS encoding DegT/DnrJ/EryC1/StrS family aminotransferase, whose product MEEISFYKPTITERENELIQDVLKNQNSNKTIKALEDTLQKYFGAKHVISTNNLAAAHHLALSAMEIKRGDKIICSVNSFPSVAQSIRHFDAEPIFVDINEDDFNINPDSLKKALKEYNHKKLKGIFVSHIAGQSAPVDEINEIAKHYDVKVLDDANRSIGLTYNGTKIGNENSFLSCFQTYSQVNNPIATAGFFTTNDDKIAERARLLRNYALINGIDKYGNLGYIYDVVDIGLKYDISALNAAYATAQIEKNDMFIKRRKEIAEIYNKELSNCPHITTPIKKRDHVYSQYIIKIDKNRDSFARELLENGIHTSLHYIPIHLLSYYKAKYNLKVNAYPSALKVYQQVLSLPIYNALKDEEVYYICEKIKEISKSRV is encoded by the coding sequence ATGGAAGAAATTTCATTTTATAAACCAACCATTACGGAGCGCGAAAACGAACTTATACAAGATGTTTTAAAAAACCAAAATTCAAACAAAACCATTAAAGCACTAGAAGATACTTTGCAAAAATATTTCGGTGCAAAACATGTCATAAGCACAAACAACCTAGCCGCAGCACACCACTTAGCCTTAAGTGCAATGGAGATAAAACGTGGAGATAAGATTATTTGCTCGGTAAATTCATTTCCAAGTGTAGCCCAATCAATCAGGCACTTTGATGCCGAGCCGATATTTGTCGATATAAACGAAGATGACTTTAACATAAACCCGGACTCACTTAAAAAAGCCCTCAAAGAGTATAATCATAAAAAACTAAAAGGAATTTTTGTAAGTCACATAGCAGGACAAAGTGCTCCGGTTGATGAGATAAACGAGATAGCAAAACATTATGACGTAAAAGTATTAGATGATGCAAATCGCTCTATCGGACTAACATACAATGGCACCAAAATCGGCAATGAAAACTCATTTTTATCATGCTTTCAGACGTATTCGCAAGTAAACAACCCTATCGCAACAGCTGGATTTTTCACAACAAATGACGACAAGATTGCGGAACGCGCGAGACTTCTTAGAAACTACGCACTTATAAACGGTATCGATAAATACGGCAACTTAGGCTATATTTATGACGTAGTTGACATCGGTCTTAAATACGATATAAGTGCATTAAATGCCGCATATGCCACTGCCCAGATAGAAAAAAACGATATGTTTATCAAACGCAGAAAAGAGATAGCTGAAATTTATAACAAAGAGTTATCAAACTGTCCTCACATAACAACTCCTATTAAAAAACGTGACCATGTATACTCTCAGTATATAATCAAAATCGATAAAAACCGCGACAGTTTCGCACGTGAGCTACTGGAAAATGGCATCCATACTTCGTTACACTATATACCGATACATCTTTTAAGTTACTACAAGGCTAAATACAACCTTAAAGTAAACGCCTACCCTAGTGCACTTAAGGTATATCAACAAGTGCTTTCTTTGCCTATTTATAACGCTTTAAAAGATGAAGAGGTTTATTATATTTGCGAAAAGATTAAAGAGATATCAAAATCACGTGTCTAA
- a CDS encoding S24 family peptidase — protein sequence MKKFFNVSSLEDVAEKMGYSRNTASTWRSKGLTSSVKLKFTSLSVDKVKKPQNIKVNLRYFDDVAASAGYGAINSSANFSLIPVSGEFLEKVLKVPVKNYDVIRVFGDSMEPFAQNGDMVIIDLDADIKNGDIIIANIGGDVYMKKFLRNPIQKEIKLTSLNSFYQDIVLTEDKIVELKIIGKVRCKFSLDMKVY from the coding sequence ATGAAAAAGTTTTTTAATGTATCAAGTCTTGAAGATGTAGCCGAAAAAATGGGCTATAGTAGAAATACTGCGAGCACTTGGCGTTCAAAAGGACTAACATCATCAGTAAAATTAAAATTTACAAGCCTAAGTGTTGATAAGGTAAAAAAACCACAAAATATCAAGGTAAATCTAAGGTATTTTGATGATGTTGCTGCAAGTGCAGGATATGGAGCTATAAATTCTAGTGCAAATTTTAGTCTTATTCCAGTTAGTGGTGAATTTTTAGAAAAAGTTCTAAAAGTACCTGTAAAAAACTATGATGTTATAAGGGTTTTTGGTGACAGCATGGAGCCATTTGCCCAAAACGGAGATATGGTTATTATTGATTTAGATGCGGATATAAAAAATGGAGATATAATCATAGCTAATATCGGCGGTGATGTGTATATGAAAAAATTTCTTAGAAATCCAATACAAAAAGAGATTAAACTAACATCGCTTAATAGTTTTTATCAAGATATAGTATTGACAGAAGATAAGATTGTAGAGCTAAAAATCATTGGCAAGGTTAGATGCAAATTTTCCCTTGATATGAAAGTCTATTAA